In bacterium, the genomic stretch TTTGCCGACACCCGGCCGCCCCAGCAGCAGGATGTTGGCACCGGTCTCGATGACATCGCTGATGATGTCAATGGTGCCAAACACGGCGCGACCCACCCGCGCGGTCAGGCCTACGACGTCCCCCAGGCGGTTGCGCATGGCGCTGATGCGGTGCAGCGTGCGCTCGATCCCCGCGCGGTTGTCGCGATCGAACTGTCCGATGCGTGACACGACGAAGTCAATGTCGGTCATGTCGGCAAGCTGGTCGCTCAGAAACTCATAGTGCGAGGCAAAGCGCGCCTCGATGGGCCGGCCGAGGTCAATCACGACCTCGATCAGGTCCCCGAGGCTGGGGTGGTCGCGCAGGCGTTCCTGGATGCGTGGGGGCAGGATCGGCAGGAGCAGGTCCAGGTTGTCGGTAATGAGCGGTTCGGACGACATGGTTGTGTTCACTCCTCCACCCCGGCGCGTTCCCCTCCCCCGCCTCAGCGGCCGCGGGCCCGTCGCAGGACAGGTGCGCCCCTATACATTCTTCCCCCGCGCGGCGATGCGCCACACGTCGCGCACGATTCCGTCCTGGACGATCACCATCTCATCGTACAGGTTCAGGCACGTGCAGATGCGCGGCGGGATGATGCGCACCTTGTCGCCGATGTGCAGGTCCCCGGCCGCGCGGTCGAGATAGCCGTGCTCGTCGTTGATCTTCACCACCCGCGCGCCCGGCGGGTCGAGCAGCACCCCGTAGCCCTCGGTGAGCTGCGAGACCTGTTGGTCCAGCGACTTCGTGCCCGCGTCAATGATGAAGCGATCGGGCGCGGGATGGCTCACGACCGTCGCCAGGACCGTCGCAGCCACGTCCCCCACGGCGCAGGTCCCGAGGTCCATCTGGTTGTGGTCGTTGAGGCAATACGTGCCGGACCGAATCTCCGTCAGGCCGCAGTGGGCCGGGTAGCGCCCGGCCGTCGGCGTCGAGCCGCCACTGATCCGCTCGATGTCGAAGCCCGCCTGCCGCAGCTCCTCAGCGATGGCGGCCAGGCCCGCGCCCTCTTCGGCGCAGTAGGCGCGGCGCTCCTGCTCGGTGCGGCACGAGTACGACCGGGCGGCATACGCCATGAGGCCGACGATGTTCAGCGCGGGCAGGGCGGTAATCTCACCCGCGAAGGCCACGGCACGCTCCGGCAGCACGCCACAGCGCCCCGCACCCGCGTCAATCTCGATCATCACGTCCAGCGCCATGCCGGCCGCGCCGAAGGCCTCCGACAGTTGCCGCGCCCCCTCGACGCTGTCCACGGCCACCGACAGCTTCGGCACGCGCCGCGCCAGCGCCACCAGCCGGCGCATCTTCGCCGCGCCGATGAGGATGTTGGCGATGAAGATGTCCTCGATGCCGGCGTCGGCCATGACCTCGGCCTCGCCGATCTTCGCGGCCGTTACGCCCACGGCCCCGGCGCGCACCTGCATCTGCGCGATCTGCGGCGTCTTGTGGGCCTTGATGTGTGGCCGGACCTCTAGCCCCGCCGCTTCCGAGGCCCTCTGTAGACTGAGGATGTTGCGTGTCAAGATATCCGCATCCACGATGAGCGCGGGGGTGTCCACGGCGGCGAGTGGCTGTCCGATGAGTTCACACTTGGGCATGTCGAGTTCCTGTTACGGCGATGGATGGTCGGTCGCGCCGGCTGGTCCGGCCGGTCGCGGCGTGAAGAGGTATAGCTTCACGTACGCATCCCACGCGGGACGGCGGAGCACCAGCGACAACATGCGCTGCTCCTGCACGCTACGTGGCATGATGTTCCACACCTGCTCGGCCGCCCCCTGCGCGAGCAGCTTGCCGCGCAGCTCCAGCCCGTAGCCCATCATCTCCTGCGAGCCCCGGTCGCGCGTGATCAGCCAGGTGCGCCGGTCGAAGGTCAGGCTGCCGGCGATCATCTCGTGGACCTGCGGCTCCCGGCCGGTGAGGGCGTGGCCATCATAGTACCGCCAGAAGGCATCCTCGATGGCCAGCACACGGTCGCCCGGCTGCTCGTGCTGCTGGAGGATCGTGTTGACCTGCCGCCACGGCGGGGCGAAGCCGGGGTTCAGGAGCTGCTCGCGGGCGAAGTAGTTGTGTAGGCCGTAGCCGTAGACGGCCACCAGGACGACTGCCGGCAGGATGCCGGCGCTCCTACGACACAGGCCCCGCGCCAGCGTGAGGTAGGCCAGCGGCGCTGTGAACATCGCGAAGCTGACGATGCGGTTCGGGGGGACGTTCGCCGCGACCGTGGACATCATGGCAGCGCCG encodes the following:
- a CDS encoding alanine racemase produces the protein MPKCELIGQPLAAVDTPALIVDADILTRNILSLQRASEAAGLEVRPHIKAHKTPQIAQMQVRAGAVGVTAAKIGEAEVMADAGIEDIFIANILIGAAKMRRLVALARRVPKLSVAVDSVEGARQLSEAFGAAGMALDVMIEIDAGAGRCGVLPERAVAFAGEITALPALNIVGLMAYAARSYSCRTEQERRAYCAEEGAGLAAIAEELRQAGFDIERISGGSTPTAGRYPAHCGLTEIRSGTYCLNDHNQMDLGTCAVGDVAATVLATVVSHPAPDRFIIDAGTKSLDQQVSQLTEGYGVLLDPPGARVVKINDEHGYLDRAAGDLHIGDKVRIIPPRICTCLNLYDEMVIVQDGIVRDVWRIAARGKNV